One window of the Burkholderia ubonensis subsp. mesacidophila genome contains the following:
- a CDS encoding cytochrome P450/oxidoreductase, with protein MSAGSPDSGVPKCPFHDAAPAVAVAPGGCPVSARAAAFDPFGDGYQQDPPEYVRWAREQEPVFYSPLLGYWVVTRYADIKAIFRDNLTFSPSIALEKITPTGPEANAVLASYGYAMSRTLVNEDEPAHMPRRRALMDPFTPDALKHHEPMVRQLAREYVDRFIDDGRADLVDQMLWEVPLTVALHFLGVPEEDMDTLREYSIAHTVNTWGRPRPDEQVAVAHAVGKFWQYAGKVLDKMREDPSGPGWMQYGIRKQQELPDVVTDSYLHSMMMAGIVAAHETTANATANAMKLLLQHRQAWHDLCEDPGLIPNAVEECLRHNGSVAAWRRLATKDVTIGGVDIPAGSKLLIVTSSANHDERQFADADLFDIRRENAGDQLTFGYGAHQCMGKYLARMEMQVFLDEFTRRLPHMRLAEQRFTYVPNTSFRGPKHLLVEWDPAQNPERRDSSVRKPRVAVRIGELSSHAVSRAVTVERVSACAERIVRLRLVAADGKPLPRWAPGAHIDVLCGDAGLSRQYSLCGDPADRSAYEIAVLREPKSRGGSAWIHASVNAGDVLKIRGPRNHFRFAGEVRRAIFVAGGIGITPISAMARDAKARGVDYAIHYSGQRRASMAMLDELAALHGERLHVHVSEEGSRNDFTLLFAQPDVQTRIYACGPARMLDALEASCAHWPEDALRAEHFVATRSAVDPSKELPFEIELKDFGLVIPVAADQTVLAALQHANIDVQSDCREGLCGSCEVRVLAGKVDHRDRVLTRVERETHDRMMTCCSRACGGERLVLEL; from the coding sequence ATGTCCGCAGGCAGCCCTGATTCCGGTGTCCCGAAGTGTCCGTTTCACGACGCGGCGCCGGCCGTGGCGGTCGCGCCCGGCGGCTGCCCGGTGAGCGCGCGTGCCGCCGCATTCGACCCGTTCGGTGACGGCTACCAGCAGGACCCGCCCGAATACGTGCGCTGGGCCCGCGAGCAGGAGCCGGTGTTCTACAGCCCGTTGCTCGGCTATTGGGTGGTGACGCGCTACGCCGACATCAAGGCGATCTTTCGCGATAACCTCACGTTCAGCCCGTCGATCGCGCTCGAGAAAATCACGCCGACCGGCCCCGAAGCGAACGCGGTGCTGGCGTCGTATGGCTACGCGATGAGCCGCACGCTCGTGAACGAAGACGAGCCCGCGCACATGCCGCGTCGCCGCGCGTTGATGGACCCGTTCACGCCCGACGCGCTCAAGCACCACGAGCCGATGGTGCGCCAGCTCGCGCGCGAGTACGTGGACCGTTTCATCGACGACGGCCGCGCCGACCTCGTCGACCAGATGCTGTGGGAAGTCCCGCTGACGGTGGCGCTGCATTTTCTCGGCGTGCCGGAAGAGGACATGGACACGCTGCGCGAGTATTCGATCGCGCATACGGTGAATACCTGGGGCCGCCCGCGGCCGGACGAGCAGGTCGCGGTCGCGCATGCGGTAGGCAAGTTCTGGCAGTACGCGGGCAAGGTGCTCGACAAGATGCGTGAGGACCCGTCCGGCCCGGGCTGGATGCAATACGGGATCCGCAAGCAGCAGGAACTGCCCGACGTCGTCACGGATTCCTATCTGCATTCGATGATGATGGCCGGCATCGTCGCCGCGCACGAGACGACCGCCAACGCCACCGCCAACGCGATGAAGCTGCTGCTGCAGCACCGCCAGGCATGGCACGACCTCTGCGAAGACCCGGGCCTCATTCCGAATGCGGTCGAGGAGTGCCTGCGGCACAACGGGTCGGTTGCCGCGTGGCGCCGGCTCGCGACGAAGGACGTCACGATCGGCGGCGTCGACATCCCGGCGGGCTCGAAGCTGCTCATCGTGACGTCGTCGGCCAATCACGACGAGCGCCAGTTCGCGGATGCCGATCTCTTCGACATTCGCCGCGAGAACGCCGGCGACCAGCTCACGTTCGGTTACGGCGCGCATCAGTGCATGGGCAAGTACCTGGCGCGCATGGAGATGCAGGTCTTCCTCGACGAGTTCACGCGCCGGCTGCCCCACATGCGGCTGGCCGAGCAGCGCTTCACGTACGTGCCGAACACGTCGTTTCGCGGGCCGAAGCATCTCCTCGTCGAATGGGATCCGGCGCAGAATCCCGAGCGCCGCGATTCGTCGGTGCGCAAGCCGCGCGTGGCGGTGCGGATCGGCGAGCTGTCGTCGCATGCGGTGAGCCGCGCGGTAACGGTCGAGCGCGTGTCGGCGTGCGCGGAGCGGATCGTGCGGCTCAGGCTCGTCGCCGCCGACGGCAAGCCGTTGCCGCGCTGGGCGCCGGGGGCGCACATCGACGTACTCTGCGGCGACGCGGGGCTGTCGCGCCAGTATTCGCTTTGCGGCGATCCCGCCGATCGCAGTGCGTACGAGATCGCGGTGCTGCGAGAGCCGAAGAGTCGCGGCGGATCGGCGTGGATTCATGCGAGCGTCAACGCAGGCGATGTGCTGAAGATTCGCGGCCCGCGCAATCACTTCCGCTTTGCTGGCGAGGTGCGCAGGGCGATCTTCGTCGCGGGCGGCATCGGCATCACGCCGATCAGCGCGATGGCGCGTGACGCAAAGGCCCGCGGCGTCGACTACGCGATTCACTATAGCGGGCAGCGTCGCGCGTCGATGGCGATGCTCGACGAACTGGCCGCGCTGCATGGCGAGCGTCTTCATGTGCACGTCTCGGAAGAGGGCTCGCGGAACGATTTCACGTTGCTATTCGCGCAACCCGACGTGCAGACGCGCATTTATGCGTGCGGCCCGGCGCGGATGCTCGACGCGCTGGAGGCAAGCTGCGCGCACTGGCCGGAAGACGCGCTGCGCGCCGAGCATTTCGTGGCGACGAGGTCAGCCGTCGATCCGTCGAAGGAACTGCCGTTCGAGATCGAGCTGAAGGACTTCGGGCTGGTGATTCCGGTCGCTGCCGACCAGACGGTGCTCGCGGCGCTGCAGCATGCGAACATCGACGTGCAGAGCGATTGCAGGGAAGGCCTGTGCGGCTCGTGCGAGGTGCGGGTGCTGGCGGGCAAAGTGGATCATCGCGACAGGGTGCTCACGCGCGTGGAGCGCGAAACACACGACCGCATGATGACCTGCTGTTCGCGCGCGTGCGGCGGCGAACGGCTGGTGCTCGAACTGTAG
- a CDS encoding leucine-rich repeat domain-containing protein — protein MAETPPSNTKPAAEGLRKSGWRRARPWAIGGGIGLLLASLLAILSPLREKSDERALTDLGFSRGTCNDSNGSGITPDSGCLALRAKPELTAVQVAAAMPRLRKLGLRLELSLADTEVDSIDSLNGLDRLESLDLTGTPVWNIEALKGMRSLKNLVLHRTKVENIDALKGLTGLQSLNLWETRVSNLDALKDLTDLRQLDIRGTQVRDLDALGKLPHLETLKLGGARNVRDIEPLSRLTTLKTLDLNETQVESIDALKKLHDLQALYLANTPVRNIDLLREMPTLATLVLDGSKVENVAATRGLVQLETLVLARTQVTNIDALKGLTGLQMLNLFRTRVRNIDALKGLTGLQELYLANTPVQNVEVLKGLTGLRELVLYGTMASNVDELKAALPNTRVVW, from the coding sequence GTGGCCGAAACCCCACCCTCGAACACAAAGCCGGCTGCGGAAGGCTTGCGCAAATCGGGTTGGCGTCGTGCCAGGCCATGGGCCATCGGCGGCGGCATCGGCCTTCTGCTCGCAAGCTTGCTGGCGATCTTGAGCCCTTTGCGGGAAAAATCGGATGAACGGGCGCTGACCGACCTGGGATTTTCCAGGGGCACCTGCAATGACAGCAATGGTTCAGGTATCACACCCGATTCAGGATGCCTGGCTTTGCGGGCAAAGCCGGAATTGACGGCGGTGCAGGTCGCGGCCGCGATGCCACGTCTAAGAAAGCTCGGCTTGAGGCTCGAGCTGAGTCTGGCAGACACCGAGGTCGATAGCATCGACTCGCTGAATGGACTGGATCGCCTGGAATCTCTCGATCTCACGGGCACCCCGGTCTGGAACATCGAGGCGCTGAAGGGAATGCGTTCCCTTAAAAATCTTGTACTCCACCGCACCAAAGTCGAGAACATCGATGCGCTAAAAGGATTGACCGGCCTGCAATCGCTCAATCTCTGGGAGACCCGGGTCTCCAATCTCGATGCGTTGAAGGACCTGACTGACCTGCGGCAACTCGACATTCGCGGCACGCAGGTTCGGGATCTCGACGCGCTCGGGAAATTGCCTCACCTGGAAACACTCAAACTGGGCGGTGCCAGGAATGTCCGCGACATCGAGCCACTCAGCCGGCTCACCACCCTGAAGACGCTCGACCTTAACGAGACCCAAGTCGAGAGCATCGATGCGTTGAAGAAGTTGCACGATCTGCAAGCACTCTATCTGGCAAACACGCCCGTCCGGAACATCGATTTGCTAAGGGAAATGCCCACGCTGGCCACGCTCGTGCTCGACGGCTCCAAAGTCGAGAACGTCGCTGCGACGCGGGGATTGGTCCAGCTGGAAACACTCGTTCTTGCGCGCACGCAAGTCACGAACATCGATGCGCTGAAGGGCCTGACGGGCCTCCAGATGCTCAATCTCTTTCGCACCAGGGTTCGGAATATCGACGCGCTAAAGGGGCTGACCGGTCTGCAAGAGCTCTATCTCGCAAACACGCCGGTCCAGAACGTCGAAGTACTGAAAGGCCTGACCGGACTGCGAGAGCTTGTTCTCTATGGCACCATGGCCAGCAACGTCGATGAGCTCAAAGCGGCCTTGCCAAACACTCGAGTCGTCTGGTGA